One window of Marmota flaviventris isolate mMarFla1 chromosome 5, mMarFla1.hap1, whole genome shotgun sequence genomic DNA carries:
- the Smim32 gene encoding small integral membrane protein 32 — protein MYGDVFNATGGPEAAVGGALAPGATVKAEGALPLELATARGMRDGTATKPDLPTYLLLFFLLLLSVALVVLFIGCQLRHSAFAALPHDRSLRDARAPWKTRPV, from the coding sequence ATGTACGGAGACGTGTTCAACGCCACGGGCGGCCCCGAGGCAGCGGTCGGTGGTGCTCTGGCTCCTGGTGCCACCGTCAAGGCAGAGGGCGCTTTGCCTCTGGAGCTGGCCACTGCGCGCGGTATGCGGGATGGCACGGCCACAAAACCTGACCTGCCCACCTACCTGCTGCTCTTCTTCCTGCTGCTGCTTTCCGTGGCGCTCGTCGTCCTCTTCATCGGCTGCCAGCTGCGCCACTCGGCCTTCGCCGCGCTGCCCCACGACCGTTCGCTGCGCGACGCCCGTGCTCCCTGGAAGACGCGGCCGGTGTAG